In Nymphaea colorata isolate Beijing-Zhang1983 chromosome 3, ASM883128v2, whole genome shotgun sequence, a genomic segment contains:
- the LOC116250404 gene encoding uncharacterized protein LOC116250404: MNARRSTSGVFALGRSGTRPAAFNGETAFRKLNPRTKRTCLCSPTTHPGSFRCSFHKQGLRHTAWRMGNSAVRVDGSQSRELVRRALSATIRPSSHQLRRKCAFQPRPSRLSVMVAAGR, from the coding sequence ATGAACGCCAGGAGATCTACGTCTGGCGTCTTCGCGCTTGGCCGCTCAGGAACCCGACCCGCGGCTTTCAACGGGGAGACGGCCTTCAGAAAGCTGAATCCGAGGACGAAGCGGACGTGCTTGTGCTCCCCGACGACGCATCCTGGGTCCTTCCGCTGCAGCTTCCACAAGCAGGGGCTCAGACACACGGCGTGGAGGATGGGGAACTCAGCCGTTCGGGTCGACGGGTCGCAGAGCCGGGAATTGGTGCGCAGGGCGCTCTCTGCCACGATCCGCCCGTCGTCGCATCAGCTGCGGCGGAAGTGCGCCTTCCAGCCCCGGCCGAGCAGGTTGTCGGTAATGGTAGCGGCGGGACGGTAA
- the LOC116250405 gene encoding uncharacterized protein LOC116250405, with protein sequence MGEAVVIVLSFVLLLALLLLFILAELYYTLVLKSRLRLPTAAPTAVPLVPAADSPPRAEIPLSSSPTALEDVPKLFPNGLYAPGVFTNPGFLFSIKEETLMEEDPESPCSFPTNLHFIGLLHPSKAATTVTAAADRTSPSLPVPARANSSGDGGFVCISNPIYEVSVTISNDTTPFETPVSSPSKLDGVESPPYSLPLLAAEAGEDVITPPLTPMKLPLMASSVHLADKSLVSSSCSDCSSSESVCTSPSW encoded by the coding sequence ATGGGCGAAGCGGTCGTGATCGTCTTGAGCTTCGTCTTGCTCTTGGCCTTACTCCTTCTTTTCATCCTTGCAGAGCTCTACTACACGCTCGTCCTCAAGTCCCGCCTCCGCCTCCCTACAGCAGCTCCGACAGCCGTCCCGCTGGTCCCGGCCGCGGACTCGCCTCCTCGCGCAGAGATTCCGTTGTCCAGTTCGCCGACGGCTTTGGAAGATGTCCCGAAGCTCTTCCCGAACGGTCTCTATGCGCCGGGAGTCTTCACGAACCCCGGATTCCTCTTCTCCATCAAGGAAGAAACGCTTATGGAGGAAGATCCCGAGTCTCCCTGTTCCTTTCCGACGAACCTCCATTTCATCGGCCTCCTCCATCCGTCGAAGGCCGCCACGACCGTCACTGCTGCTGCCGATCGCACTTCGCCGTCTCTTCCAGTTCCCGCCCGAGCGAACTCGTCCGGAGACGGCGGCTTCGTGTGCATTTCGAACCCGATCTACGAGGTGTCCGTGACTATCAGTAACGACACGACTCCTTTCGAGACTCCGGTTTCCTCTCCGTCCAAGCTGGACGGAGTCGAATCTCCTCCGTATTCACTTCCTCTGCTTGCTGCAGAAGCAGGAGAGGACGTGATTACCCCGCCGCTTACACCGATGAAGCTTCCGTTAATGGCTTCCTCCGTCCACCTGGCCGACAAATCTCTGGTCTCGTCGTCGTGCTCCGACTGCTCGTCCTCCGAGTCCGTCTGCACCTCGCCGTCGTGGTAA